Sequence from the Helianthus annuus cultivar XRQ/B chromosome 13, HanXRQr2.0-SUNRISE, whole genome shotgun sequence genome:
atattttttatacctttatcattatcttttctctTTCCTCCACTCACAAatactttcaaaatatattaaaaaattatagggggtgaacagtgtcccccaaatatacagatgaacagtaatattttctctctccttcactcacaaccattttttatactctttatattttaaaaacaccacacacataATATAATATAGTTATTATAGttatttggatgtgaatgctcttataagAATGTGGAATATAGAAATATCATATATGAATTATTCATTTGCCTTTGGAAAAAAAGTTACACAGTAAGTTGGAAGAGAAAATTGTCACTTTACAGTCTCACATCTCTCTCTTTCATCATCTGCTTGCTTTCACCACAAACAAGGGGCTTCAAGGCTCAAGCAAGCAAGTACATTATATGATGACTCTAACTAATATCCATCTTGTATCTCAAATTCAGAATTAATGAAACAAAATCTTTATCCTTGCTTTTCGTCGTTTTTCATGTACATGATGAAGTGATCAAATAGTGCCACACAATCTTTAACATACGCGTTTTAAGATGCTCTAATGTGGCAAGACTTGATGAACTTATCTGAAAAGTTGACATATTTGGTCCATAGTGTCCGAAGTTGCGGAAACGCAATATCTAGCCATGGTTTTGTTCTGCCGTTGAAATGAATTACCGCAGCGCTTTGAGCATCCGCCTGGCTTGTATTTTCTTGATACCCCAGGCCCAACATATGCCAGAACGGATCGATTGTATGAACATGTCCATGAAATGCAATCAAACCCGGTGGTAACGTTCCTAGCTGCCACAAACTTAAATCCGACTTCAAATTCTGCATAAGAAAGCAAGCTATTAGAGTTCTATaatcttttatattttttaatgattttttctTTTGTTTGAATTATTTACCTCTTCAAGCCAGTAATGGTAATTTTGAGTTATGTTGGTATTTCTCCATGCTTCAAGATCAAATATGTTCATGCCGTAGGCCCAAGCACATTCGTTTGCGTTGAAGTTTTTCGATATTAATGGGTGAGAAAAATTCAAGTAGCTTTTGAACCGTTTCGACATTACAAACTTATCCTCTCCTCTACACGTTTCAACGGCTCCATTTACTTTTCCGTTCATATCAATGTCCCATAGAGGTGAAAGATCGCTTTGAACTACAAGGTCATCGTCTAGGAAGACTACCTTGTTAAGACTCGGAAACATCTGCAAAGACCGTCAAGAAAGTAATCAAACAAGTTGGTTAATCGTTACCATTTTAGGCAATCAACTCTTTGCGAATTAGTGTTAAACATTCATTACCTCTGGCAGATAAATCCTAACATGGTTCATGAGCGAGTTGTACTTAGGACTCATAGCTTGCAACTTTGCAGCAATAACATACGGCTTCTCGGTGTTTTCCGCCACAATGGCTGATGAACCGCCTCTAAACTGAGACCGCGCCTTCTGATCTTTCTCCATCGCTTCTAAAACCGGGACTTTTCCCTTGGCAAACCAATCAAAATGATGCAACGCCTTAATCTCAACGACTGCAGGGGTTAAAGGATGCAAAGAAAACCATGCTTGCATCGGTGAGTACGTCTTTCTGTCTGTAATTATATGAATCACCACCATATCGGGACGTAACGAGTTGTAAACTAGAGATGTGGCTACAACTGATGCTGCAAGAATGTTGTCTGATGCAAGAACAAAGTGGAAGTATGAATTGTCAACGAGTGTGGGCACGCGCTCGGGTGATGGGAGCTGGAGGCGCGCATTTGCATTGGTGGCGTGCTCGTTGGCTAGCTGGAGGGCGAGACAGTTAAGCTGTTTTGGTATGCTGCTGGACGCCACATGGCGGTATAGATATTCTTGGATTTTGGCTTTTCTAGTTCTTTCTTCAAGAAGGGTCAGCTGGAAAACCAAAATGAAGCAATGGTAAGTAGAGGTGGCCAAGGTCAAAACAGGGTCACTTGGGTGTCGATCAGCTTGGATTGTTTAACCCGAAAAGACCCGTATTTTTATTCATGTAAAAAACATCCACCCTAACTCGCACACACTTAACATTGTGTAATCTGAACACGCTTAAAAATATGTAACCCAAACATGACACATTTAACCCGTTTATCTAAATGTGTCAAATGAGTTGACGGGTAGTAATCAAGTTGTAAGCGTGTTAATCGGGTTGGTGGGTTGTAAAAAATGGGTTAGCGGTTGACCTATTTAATTCAACGAGTTAAATATGTCAGCTCAAGCACAAACCGTTTAATTAAAGAGGTCAACCAGAACACAACCCATTTAATTTAACATGTCAACCCGAACACAAACCCTGATTATTTTTGGGCTGTGTTCGTGCTATGTTTCGGGTGCTACCCTACTTCTAGAAGGTTTCACCTGTACCCTTTTTATCCATTTAATATATAATTAGTGCACTAATTACATTTAAAAAGTACTagtacaataataataataataataataatctaaatCATTTAATAAATCAAATTTAGGAGCTAAGGATCACAAAAAAGATGTTAGACGACTTTAAACTTGTTTTCGACTCGTTTAGCTAATCTTTAAGTAGGAAATTCATTGAAAACTTGTTCAACATGTGTGTGGGATATACCATGGATTTGAGCTTGATAGCAAAGGTCTTTGCATCTGGTCTATTACTGCCTTTCAAACTAGAAACAAAATCTTCCAAAGTTTGAGGAATGTCAGCATCAGACCCTCCAGGTATGTCATATTTACTGGAGGGGTCCTCCAGGACTTGGTATATTACTTCTGGGACCTTGCAGAAACCGAAATATCATTGTTTAACAAACAACTTTAAACGGAAAGTCCATAGTTTTCAATAGCGAATAGAGACAATAGCGACAAGctacctatatgctacgtag
This genomic interval carries:
- the LOC110898928 gene encoding probable galacturonosyltransferase 12 encodes the protein MKMQLHISPSLRHVTVLPAKGVREFIKVKVGSKKVSYRMVFYTLLFLTFLLRFVFVLTAVDTIDGQTRCSTIGCLKKLGPGMLGKNRQSTVPEVIYQVLEDPSSKYDIPGGSDADIPQTLEDFVSSLKGSNRPDAKTFAIKLKSMLTLLEERTRKAKIQEYLYRHVASSSIPKQLNCLALQLANEHATNANARLQLPSPERVPTLVDNSYFHFVLASDNILAASVVATSLVYNSLRPDMVVIHIITDRKTYSPMQAWFSLHPLTPAVVEIKALHHFDWFAKGKVPVLEAMEKDQKARSQFRGGSSAIVAENTEKPYVIAAKLQAMSPKYNSLMNHVRIYLPEMFPSLNKVVFLDDDLVVQSDLSPLWDIDMNGKVNGAVETCRGEDKFVMSKRFKSYLNFSHPLISKNFNANECAWAYGMNIFDLEAWRNTNITQNYHYWLEENLKSDLSLWQLGTLPPGLIAFHGHVHTIDPFWHMLGLGYQENTSQADAQSAAVIHFNGRTKPWLDIAFPQLRTLWTKYVNFSDKFIKSCHIRAS